A genomic region of Drosophila sechellia strain sech25 unplaced genomic scaffold, ASM438219v1 Y_17, whole genome shotgun sequence contains the following coding sequences:
- the LOC116803407 gene encoding cilia- and flagella-associated protein 58: protein MSPKLAHQISLKTSQVNDLTEKLHEKQREVHSYKKQLESVHSEKMMLQRNLENTTQERDNFRILQAKSGHQIQQLTTEISANEVKINSLNLKIEHLNNYIKELQSDLKNKENLVAALRKDMREMKAKNEMLAKTISNDELKFMKMGHELEEMRKERNLVGLQMVRRNDEIVVIKEKLQIAQNALDNGTTQYNQRVEDIRLLKKEISNLHTESECLKHAIKSTADMRKEIVRLQRALNQEHIRIRALTEDARTPTGVHRWRILKGEDPKKFELLEKLQLLQKRSLKQSIENSNIKNKLGEAQKTNETLKRMLSHMPTVEIKHKLVVQQ, encoded by the exons ATGTCTCCAAAGTTGGCAC ACCAAATCTCTCTGAAGACTAGCCAAGTTAATGATCTCACGGAAAAGTTACACGAAAAACAACGGGAAGTGCACAGTTATAAAAAACAGTTGGAGTCAGTGCATTCTGAGAAAATGATGCTTCAGCGTAATTTAGAAAATACAACTcaggagcgggacaatttTAGAATTCTTCAAGCA AAATCAGGACATCAAATTCAGCAATTGACAACTGAAATAAGCGCAAACgaagtaaaaataaattctttaaatttgaaaatagaacatcttaataattatataaaagaaCTCCAATCGGAccttaaaaataaagaaaacttaGTGGCTGCCTTACGTAAGGATATGAGGGAAATGaaagcaaaaaatgaaatgttagCAAAGACAATATCAAACGATGAActaaaatttatgaaaatgggGCACGAATTAGAAGAAATGAGAAAGGAACGTAACCTAGTTGGATTGCAAATGGTACGACGGAATGACGAGATTGTTGTTATAAAGGAAAAGCTTcaaattgcacaaaatgccCTTGATAATGGTACAACACAATATAATCAACGTGTAGAAGATATTAGATTACTGAAAAAAGAGATTTCAAATCTTCACACTGAAAGTGAATGTCTTAaacatgcaattaaaagtaCTGCTGACATGAGAAAGGAAATTGTACGACTCCAGCGTGCTCTTAATCAAGAACATATTCGTATTCGAGCTCTAACTGAAGATGCAAGAACACCAACAGGAGTACACCGGTGGCGAATATTAAAAGGCGAAGATCCTAAGAAATTCGAACTACTTGAAAAACTCCAACTACTTCAAAA aCGGTCCCTAAAGCAGTCAATAGAAAACTctaacataaaaaataaactggGTGAGGCTCAAAAGACTAATGAAACATTAAAACGGATGCTATCTCATATGCCTACTGTAGAGATAAAACATAAGCTAGTTGTGCAACAG